From the Pomacea canaliculata isolate SZHN2017 linkage group LG4, ASM307304v1, whole genome shotgun sequence genome, one window contains:
- the LOC112561518 gene encoding uncharacterized protein LOC112561518 — protein sequence MEKFGIFLSQLLSPRWVIQGPQRDLVRFGKAACNSRRIKGRTMGPLTAFIAWTVSSYACHQMAKLFLTNVGIVTSHATPVTTAAALTLVQIFFCWLLTTTTWETKTTDVDEDKTNPDVTNARLRANYRVALVMHVLSTFLTNWSLARTEAASTLAIKLMEPLVSAVAQRVWHGEPLSYNVWVSLPLVIGGAVVFVSDDPLSVQHALSAGVVLAMGSNVLLAVRNLAIKGLHSAHLNLGLRKFTRLVAWLLATVLVVILIAVWWLQIADIVSRRTSLAVTSLLLSGAFHVTYSLISTSVILRALDVVSHAMANVIKRMLVVALLYVSGSRSASVVNAAGLTVAAVGLAVYVRGKAEGRPEMCSNNTSMNRLKDLTCFHLPKRWFLVASLLITATFSLLLYNADVDLRKQIQTVSCELKDRFVGNNNFLRDPQHIALKDTSIQNETLSPFGLRWPPVPQNTSLLQEWGEFLSMDYTRHPFDTDRLAPTLHTNDEVVWELQRLHVRVLTSLLAGRRHAMLMDFATYENKGDPAIAAGQVALLKRFNVTIVFSCSTGLCNDDNLTKAREISKTYNSTSLIILLQGGGNLVGYADIDFTREKILNLFPDFPTILFSQSIWLNNGNQAHLNKCREIYSQRENLTIFLRDRQSLGLAQKHFPGTKLMLMPDMAFGLGRVPRTMPPTHDILWIKRSDSESSGYKVPEIPTNLSVYVGDWREWKTNQGNTPMETSFLIAFNGLSFLQRGRVVITDRLHGHILSVLLGIPHVLIDNPPYFKLSSFRRTWTAGLSNTVLVTTGEEALDQAQKLLKKYNNYLPSVVPS from the exons ATGGAGAAATTTGGGATTTTCTTATCGCAACTACTCTCACCGAGGTGGGTCATACAAGGACCACAAAG AGATTTAGTGAGATTCGGCAAAGCTGCTTGTAACAGCAGACGCATCAAAGGCAGGACGATGGGTCCTCTCACAGCTTTCATTGCTTGGACGGTGTCATCGTACGCCTGTCATCAGATGGCAAAGTTGTTTCTTACCAACGTCGGCATTGTGACCTCTCACGCGACCCCAGTCACCACGGCTGCTGCTTTAACTTTGGTTCAGATATTCTTTTGCTGGTTGCTGACAACAACCACGTGGGAGACCAAAACCACTGACGTCGACGAAGACAAAACTAACCCTGATGTGACAAATGCGAGACTACGGGCGAACTATCGCGTTGCCCTGGTAATGCACGTGCTGTCTACGTTTCTGACCAACTGGAGCTTAGCACGAACGGAGGCGGCCTCCACGTTGGCCATCAAACTGATGGAGCCGCTGGTGTCCGCGGTGGCGCAGCGGGTGTGGCACGGAGAGCCTCTCAGCTACAACGTGTGGGTCAGTCTACCCTTGGTCATCGGCGGCGCCGTCGTCTTCGTGTCTGACGATCCCTTGAGTGTACAGCACGCGCTGAGCGCTGGTGTGGTGCTGGCCATGGGCTCCAACGTGCTGCTGGCCGTCAGAAACCTGGCCATCAAGGGACTGCACTCAGCACATTTAAACCTAGGCCTGCGTAAGTTCACCCGCCTTGTTGCGTGGCTCTTGGCGACAGTTTTAGTAGTCATCTTGATTGCTGTTTGGTGGCTGCAGATCGCAGACATCGTGTCACGTAGGACAAGtctggctgtgacgtcactgctgctGTCGGGGGCGTTTCACGTCACGTACTCGCTGATCAGCACGAGCGTCATCCTGCGCGCGTTGGACGTGGTCAGTCACGCTATGGCCAACGTCATCAAGCGCATGCtggtggtggcgctgctgtACGTCAGCGGGTCACGTAGTGCATCTGTCGTCAACGCTGCGGGTCTGACGGTGGCGGCTGTGGGGCTGGCTGTGTACGTCAGAGGGAAAGCAGAAGGAAGACCGGAAATGTGTAGCAACAATACCAGCATGAACCGACTGAAag ACCTGACGTGTTTCCATCTACCTAAAAGGTGGTTTTTAGTGGCTTCCTTGCTGATAACTGCGACGTTTTCACTTTTATTGTACAACGCTGATGTCGACCTACGTAAACAAATTCAAACAGTTAGTTGTGAACTCAAAGATCGATTTGTTGGTAATAATAACTTCTTACGTGATCCTCAGCATATAGCTTTAAAGGACACTTCtatacaaaatgaaacattatctccctttggtCTTCGGTGGCCACCAGTTCCACAGAATACATCGCTACTACAGGAATGGGGTGAGTTCTTATCCATGGATTACACCCGCCATCCCTTCGACACGGATCGCCTGGCTCCTACCCTGCACACCAACGACGAGGTGGTGTGGGAGCTGCAGCGCCTGCACGTGCGGGTTCTGACGTCACTGCTAGCGGGTCGACGTCACGCCATGCTGATGGACTTCGCCACTTACGAGAACAAAGGCGACCCCGCCATCGCGGCGGGACAGGTGGCCTTGTTGAAGCGGTTCAACGTGACTATAGTCTTCAGCTGTTCTACTGGACTCTGTAACGACGACAACCTTACAAaagcaagggagataagcaaAACATACAACTCAACATCGCTTATTATTCTTTTGCAAGGTGGCGGTAACCTGGTAGGCTACGCAGACATAGACTTCACCAGGGAAAAAATCTTGAATCTTTTCCCAGATTTTCCAACTATCTTGTTTTCTCAAAGCATCTGGCTTAACAATGGAAATCAAGCTCATCTCAATAAGTGTCGTGAGATTTACTCCCAGAGGGAGAACCTGACCATCTTCTTGCGGGACCGACAGTCGCTGGGTCTGGCGCAGAAACATTTTCCAGGGACGAAACTCATGTTGATGCCCGACATGGCGTTTGGCCTGGGGCGTGTCCCGCGCACCATGCCGCCTACACACGACATTTTGTGGATTAAGAGAAGTGATAGCGAGTCTTCAGGGTATAAAGTACCCGAGATACCTACTAACCTCAGTGTTTATGTCGGCGACTGGCGAGAATGGAAGACAAACCAGGGCAACACGCCCATGGAAACATCATTTCTGATAGCCTTTAACGGGTTGTCGTTCTTGCAGCGTGGGCGCGTGGTGATCACTGACCGACTACACGGCCACATCCTGTCCGTGCTGCTGGGAATCCCTCACGTGCTCATCGACAACCCTCCCTACTTCAAACTCTCCTCCTTCCGTCGCACGTGGACGGCGGGGTTATCCAACACGGTGCTGGTCACCACAGGGGAGGAGGCTCTGGACCAGGCACAAAAACTGCTGAAGAAGTACAATAATTATCTTCCTTCCGTCGTGCCTTCTTAG